A region from the Amycolatopsis camponoti genome encodes:
- a CDS encoding gamma carbonic anhydrase family protein — protein sequence MPLFSFEGLSPQVHPDAWIAPTATLIGDVVVEKDASIWFGAVIRADFGRIVIREGANIQDNSVIHVNDGVCEVGKNVTVGHQCLVHDCTIEEQALIGNGSTVLDKAKIGARALVAAGATVTPATEVPPEVIAMGSPAKKFVPLTDSARMWVEHNAAIYQELARRHRAGTKPV from the coding sequence ATGCCTCTGTTCTCGTTCGAAGGGCTCAGCCCGCAGGTCCACCCGGACGCCTGGATCGCCCCCACCGCCACCCTCATCGGCGACGTCGTCGTCGAAAAGGACGCCTCGATCTGGTTCGGCGCGGTGATCCGGGCCGACTTCGGCCGGATCGTCATCCGCGAGGGCGCCAACATCCAGGACAACTCGGTGATCCACGTCAACGACGGCGTCTGCGAAGTCGGCAAGAACGTCACCGTGGGCCACCAGTGCCTGGTGCACGACTGCACGATCGAGGAGCAGGCGCTGATCGGCAACGGCTCGACGGTGCTCGACAAGGCGAAGATCGGCGCGCGGGCGCTGGTCGCGGCCGGCGCGACGGTCACCCCGGCGACGGAGGTCCCGCCGGAGGTCATCGCGATGGGCAGCCCGGCGAAGAAGTTCGTCCCGCTGACCGACTCGGCGCGCATGTGGGTCGAGCACAACGCGGCGATCTACCAGGAGCTGGCGCGCCGGCACCGGGCGGGCACAAAGCCGGTTTGA
- a CDS encoding GreA/GreB family elongation factor has product MVISGDKGLSSAARSQLEKEIANLRAQRAALAPQPGEQERTGDAADQADVIDRAESAARLDRQIADLAAKMEHGGYGNAQLPDGTTVTLRFSDGDEETFQVVTVPGEDADAITSDSPLGLALVGRKAGDEITYRTPRGDAKATVLKVTPPK; this is encoded by the coding sequence ATGGTGATCTCAGGGGACAAGGGGCTCAGCTCGGCCGCGCGCAGCCAGCTGGAGAAGGAAATCGCGAACTTGCGCGCGCAACGAGCCGCGCTCGCGCCGCAACCCGGCGAGCAGGAGCGCACGGGGGACGCGGCGGACCAGGCGGACGTGATCGACCGCGCGGAGTCCGCAGCGCGGCTGGACCGCCAGATCGCGGACCTGGCCGCCAAGATGGAGCACGGCGGCTACGGCAACGCCCAGCTCCCCGACGGCACAACGGTGACCCTCCGCTTCTCGGACGGCGACGAAGAGACGTTCCAGGTGGTGACAGTCCCGGGAGAAGACGCGGACGCGATCACGTCCGACAGCCCCCTGGGCCTGGCCCTGGTAGGCCGCAAGGCGGGCGACGAGATCACCTACCGAACCCCCCGCGGCGACGCCAAGGCAACGGTGCTGAAGGTAACCCCACCGAAGTAG
- the rplK gene encoding 50S ribosomal protein L11 — translation MAPKKLTHQVTLELSAGNAPVVDLGKMLGQTGVNLVEIKKAYDASTAAQRGDIVPVVVSVFEDRSFALRLKTPPTSFLIKKALGDKGSSRPGHEVAGKITTQQLREIAERKLPDLNTSDVERAMRTIAGTARSMGVAVVD, via the coding sequence ATGGCTCCGAAGAAACTCACCCACCAGGTCACCCTCGAGCTTTCCGCGGGCAACGCCCCGGTCGTCGACCTCGGCAAGATGCTGGGGCAGACCGGGGTCAACCTCGTCGAGATCAAGAAGGCCTACGACGCGTCGACGGCCGCCCAGCGCGGCGACATCGTGCCGGTGGTCGTCTCGGTGTTCGAAGACCGCTCGTTCGCGCTGCGGCTCAAGACGCCGCCGACGTCGTTCCTCATCAAGAAAGCGTTGGGGGACAAGGGTTCCTCGCGGCCCGGGCACGAGGTCGCGGGAAAGATCACGACGCAGCAGCTGCGCGAGATCGCCGAACGGAAGCTGCCGGACCTGAACACGTCCGACGTCGAGAGGGCGATGCGCACGATCGCGGGCACCGCCCGGTCCATGGGCGTCGCGGTAGTGGACTGA
- a CDS encoding M14 family metallopeptidase: protein MAAAAAALLMLTTGGVAVAQPDAGPQVYEVTGTGTAQLRTEVARTGADILDSTNGTTTVIANPGEAAQLRALGFGVRALGAVNRPRGTATVEDFPAGYTGYHTYAETQTELQKAVANYPSLTKLGSAGTSYEGRALSLIKISDNAATDENEPEVLFTCNQHAREHLTTEMCLRIVQRLTSGYATDPAIKRLVDSTEIWVVPSVNPDGSEYDISGGTFHSWRKNRQGPGTDTNRNWGYKWGCCGGSSGSTSSETYRGTAAFSAPETRAVSNWVNSRVVGGVQQIKTHIDFHTYSELVLWPFGYTYDRTAPGLTAAEATKFETLGRQMAATNGYTPQQSSDLYITDGSVNDWMWATHKIWSFTFEMYPKGSSPGFYPRDTQIVPQTTRNDKAVDILINAAITG from the coding sequence CTGGCGGCGGCCGCGGCCGCCCTCTTGATGCTCACCACCGGCGGCGTGGCCGTCGCCCAGCCCGACGCCGGCCCGCAGGTGTACGAGGTGACCGGCACCGGCACGGCCCAGCTGCGCACCGAGGTCGCCCGGACCGGCGCCGACATCCTCGACAGCACGAACGGCACGACGACGGTCATCGCCAACCCGGGCGAAGCCGCCCAGCTGCGCGCGCTCGGCTTCGGCGTCCGGGCGCTCGGTGCGGTCAACCGGCCGCGGGGCACCGCGACCGTCGAGGACTTCCCGGCCGGCTACACCGGCTACCACACCTACGCCGAAACCCAGACCGAGCTGCAGAAAGCCGTCGCGAACTACCCGTCGCTGACGAAACTCGGCAGCGCCGGCACCTCGTACGAAGGCCGCGCGCTTTCGCTGATCAAGATCTCCGACAACGCCGCGACCGACGAGAACGAGCCCGAAGTGCTGTTCACCTGCAACCAGCACGCGCGCGAGCACCTCACCACCGAGATGTGCCTGCGCATCGTGCAGCGGCTGACCAGCGGGTACGCCACCGATCCGGCGATCAAGCGGCTCGTCGACAGCACGGAGATCTGGGTGGTTCCGAGCGTCAACCCGGACGGCTCCGAGTACGACATCTCCGGCGGCACGTTCCACAGCTGGCGCAAGAACCGCCAGGGCCCCGGCACCGACACCAACCGCAACTGGGGCTACAAGTGGGGCTGCTGCGGCGGCTCGTCGGGCTCGACGTCCAGCGAGACCTACCGCGGCACGGCGGCGTTCTCCGCGCCCGAGACCCGGGCCGTCTCGAACTGGGTGAACTCCCGCGTGGTCGGCGGCGTCCAGCAGATCAAGACGCACATCGACTTCCACACCTACTCCGAGCTGGTGCTGTGGCCGTTCGGCTACACCTACGACCGGACCGCGCCCGGGCTCACCGCCGCCGAGGCCACGAAGTTCGAGACGCTCGGCCGGCAGATGGCGGCGACCAACGGCTACACGCCGCAGCAGTCCAGCGACCTCTACATCACCGATGGCAGCGTCAACGACTGGATGTGGGCGACGCACAAGATCTGGAGCTTCACCTTCGAGATGTACCCGAAGGGCAGCAGCCCGGGCTTCTACCCGCGTGACACCCAGATCGTCCCGCAGACCACGCGCAACGACAAAGCCGTCGACATCCTGATCAACGCGGCTATCACGGGCTGA
- a CDS encoding tetratricopeptide repeat protein, with product MALTDALDTLVERIARHRRRGELRDGEELAHQALDAHPATTDAMLALGRILFEGYRYREADEQFLRAGDFAPDDPRPAAWRIALLASRWQYSEACAVASAALARHPTDPQIRIALGRLHLDRGQVREGLAVLHEAITVAPDDRHALGWYLNGLATDRQFAAVAERAGKFDDLHGHLAGAQYQLGCALLSSAPAKALSCFTRAVELDPGDPRHHEWRVTALRRLNRYEEAQTRVAEAIEEFPAFPKLRVEKAMLASDLKRYDDALTAIGEALEILPRHRWALRRKVDVLADAHRYDEAEEATRQAFEHWPGDPEIHVSLAWARHARMRYDDALAAADQALAIEPHDIWAHSVRITILRDAGRFDKAEEAVAEALAVHPDEPQILTAHAWLRREQDDLPGALAMTDKAVRGELPDSWALRSRVSLLQSARRYEDAEKAALEALALRPHDLGLHREYVWLLCRRDREDEAVAAAQNTARANPMSVNAQRTLVEMLRLARRYPEAEAAVAEALERHPASVELHLEKAWLASSQDDEEAAIFATERALLIDPASPDALEARASFLNYANRFAEAEEAANAALRRDAGTAAIYLQLGNALFYQGRTADGVEAIRAGLSRFQGDLALLRDLVSLLRQTHRYDESFAAAEAALVKYPDDAYLLTELAWNFSERNKAKEALATIERALDATPSSTWALRSRVRFLSDLKKYDEATEALEAAQAQLPDLPDLVTEQGWLLHQQRRYEEADEAGRRAVRIAPLNEWALRSLVTFVSSARSLAEAEAEARRAIALMPHSPGLRTDLAWLVSRQNREEEAVGLIDEVLAAHPHNVSALSARISFLGFARRFEEQQEALAHALKLHPDDVDILLATASVHSDYDRHEQAIALVDHAIELSPGDLRPLRHRVGTLIAARRLGDAEHACELLPDEDDGEVLLLRARIARLRDKHQTAVDLLARAGEADPSHLGVRAQQVNALLPLQRLAEAEAIARQAMDEYPGEATAALALSRVLEHRRDIAGALTCLEPALSRDPDAVSLWLARSRLLRSARRFPEAEREVDRLVRELPHDWDLRLELGWIQHDCRRLDEANRTFTALLATAADNGERATALHGRGWTEFAGENFAAAEKDFQSALAHRPNEFDDQLGLAWSLARQADAAKQRQALEVAADLDRRLSDPSVHVCLGVLAFKAGQPAAAEHHFRRALEISPNHGSHTDLGALYAHLGRSEEAESELRAAIDQDWHDAVAHVELGSLLLDLGGDRLAEAEREFRQALAADRASTEAAIGLAQTLTKAGEEPEAEATLRNALKHQAGRRKWQTHLALARLLVQRGDKQQSSDLHAEAYAEAQMAIGLAPDHEPEPHFVAGVAHHRMGSLSADARGRFGYRQRAMNHLRECLERTPGHADAQRNKLLLEREMRATAPAIWGGYAVATISVVLLGVEWVTFYLTDKVTVLLLTTTTPVLVGLFTIAVLLPALIKLKLPGFEADLQAGTASITPGPTGQVPFSSRFSITTGPTGQLPRHGASSPTRPD from the coding sequence GTGGCTTTGACCGACGCACTGGACACCCTGGTCGAACGCATCGCCCGCCACCGTCGCCGCGGCGAGCTCCGGGACGGCGAAGAACTCGCTCACCAGGCCCTCGACGCCCACCCCGCCACAACCGATGCGATGCTCGCGCTGGGCCGGATCCTGTTCGAGGGCTACCGGTACCGCGAGGCCGACGAGCAGTTCCTCCGTGCGGGTGATTTCGCACCCGACGACCCCCGCCCGGCCGCGTGGCGAATCGCGCTGCTCGCGTCCCGGTGGCAGTACTCCGAAGCCTGCGCGGTGGCGTCGGCGGCGCTGGCGCGGCACCCCACCGATCCGCAGATCCGGATCGCGCTGGGCCGGCTGCACCTCGACCGGGGCCAGGTTCGCGAGGGGCTCGCCGTCCTTCACGAGGCGATCACCGTCGCACCCGATGACCGGCACGCGCTCGGCTGGTACCTCAACGGTCTGGCCACCGACCGCCAGTTCGCCGCGGTGGCCGAGCGAGCCGGGAAGTTCGACGATCTGCACGGCCACCTGGCAGGCGCGCAGTACCAGCTCGGCTGCGCCCTTTTGTCATCGGCTCCGGCGAAGGCCCTGTCGTGCTTCACCAGAGCCGTCGAGCTCGATCCCGGCGACCCCAGGCACCACGAATGGCGAGTGACCGCGTTGCGGCGCCTCAATCGCTACGAGGAGGCCCAGACCCGGGTCGCCGAAGCGATCGAGGAGTTCCCCGCGTTCCCGAAGCTGCGAGTCGAGAAAGCCATGCTGGCGAGCGACCTCAAGCGGTACGACGACGCGCTGACGGCGATCGGGGAAGCGCTGGAAATCCTTCCACGGCACCGGTGGGCCCTGCGCCGGAAAGTGGACGTCCTGGCCGACGCCCATCGCTACGACGAAGCCGAGGAGGCGACCCGGCAGGCATTCGAACATTGGCCGGGCGACCCGGAGATCCACGTCTCCCTGGCCTGGGCCCGTCACGCCCGGATGCGCTACGACGACGCGCTGGCCGCCGCCGACCAGGCACTGGCGATCGAGCCGCACGACATCTGGGCCCACTCCGTGCGGATCACCATCCTGCGTGACGCCGGCCGATTCGACAAAGCCGAGGAAGCCGTGGCAGAGGCTCTGGCCGTGCACCCGGACGAGCCGCAGATCCTGACCGCCCACGCATGGCTGCGCCGCGAACAGGACGACCTGCCGGGTGCGCTGGCGATGACCGACAAGGCGGTGCGCGGGGAGCTGCCGGATTCCTGGGCCCTTCGCAGCCGAGTCTCGCTCCTGCAGAGCGCCAGAAGGTACGAGGACGCCGAGAAGGCCGCCCTCGAAGCGCTAGCGCTGCGACCGCACGACCTGGGCCTGCACCGAGAGTACGTCTGGTTGCTCTGCCGGCGGGATCGCGAGGACGAAGCCGTAGCCGCGGCGCAGAACACCGCGCGGGCGAACCCCATGTCCGTCAACGCCCAGCGAACCCTGGTCGAAATGCTCAGGCTCGCGCGCCGATACCCCGAAGCCGAGGCCGCCGTCGCCGAAGCGCTGGAGCGGCATCCGGCCAGTGTCGAGCTGCACCTCGAGAAGGCCTGGCTCGCAAGCAGCCAAGACGACGAAGAAGCGGCGATCTTCGCGACGGAGCGAGCGCTGCTGATCGACCCCGCGTCTCCCGATGCGCTCGAGGCGCGCGCTTCTTTCCTCAACTACGCCAACCGATTCGCCGAAGCGGAGGAAGCCGCGAACGCGGCGCTGCGCCGGGACGCAGGCACGGCCGCCATATACCTGCAGCTGGGCAATGCCCTTTTCTACCAAGGCAGGACGGCGGACGGAGTCGAGGCCATCCGCGCCGGCCTCAGCCGCTTCCAAGGCGACCTCGCCCTCCTTCGCGACCTCGTCAGCCTGCTTCGGCAAACTCACCGATACGACGAATCCTTCGCAGCCGCTGAAGCCGCGCTGGTGAAATACCCGGACGACGCCTACCTGCTCACGGAATTGGCCTGGAACTTCAGCGAGCGAAACAAAGCAAAAGAAGCGTTGGCGACCATCGAGCGGGCGCTGGACGCGACGCCATCGTCCACGTGGGCGCTCCGCAGCCGCGTCCGCTTTCTGTCGGACCTGAAGAAGTACGACGAAGCGACGGAGGCGCTGGAGGCCGCCCAGGCTCAACTGCCGGACCTTCCCGATCTTGTGACCGAACAAGGCTGGTTGCTGCACCAGCAACGGCGCTACGAAGAAGCCGACGAGGCCGGCAGACGAGCTGTGCGCATCGCACCGCTCAACGAGTGGGCACTGCGCAGCCTGGTCACCTTCGTCTCATCCGCACGCTCACTGGCGGAGGCCGAGGCGGAGGCCAGGCGCGCGATCGCGCTGATGCCACACAGTCCCGGCCTGCGAACCGATCTCGCCTGGCTCGTCAGCCGACAGAACCGCGAGGAGGAAGCGGTCGGACTCATCGACGAAGTGCTGGCCGCACACCCCCACAATGTTTCGGCGTTGTCGGCGCGCATCAGCTTCCTCGGCTTCGCACGGCGATTCGAGGAACAGCAGGAGGCTCTTGCCCACGCGTTGAAGCTGCACCCCGACGACGTCGACATCCTGCTCGCCACCGCGTCAGTGCACAGCGACTACGACCGCCATGAGCAGGCGATCGCTCTGGTGGACCATGCGATCGAGCTCAGCCCGGGCGACCTGCGCCCACTTCGCCACCGGGTCGGCACGCTCATCGCCGCGAGGCGGCTCGGCGACGCCGAGCACGCTTGTGAGCTGCTGCCGGACGAGGACGATGGAGAAGTCCTGTTGCTCCGCGCACGAATCGCACGACTGCGCGACAAGCACCAAACGGCCGTCGACCTTCTTGCTCGCGCCGGCGAAGCGGATCCGTCACACCTTGGCGTGCGGGCGCAGCAGGTCAACGCACTGCTTCCGCTGCAGCGCCTGGCTGAGGCCGAAGCGATCGCGCGTCAGGCGATGGACGAGTACCCCGGAGAGGCGACGGCCGCGCTCGCGCTCAGCCGCGTGCTCGAGCACCGCCGGGACATCGCTGGTGCGCTGACTTGTCTCGAGCCGGCCTTGTCCCGCGATCCTGATGCCGTCTCGCTGTGGCTCGCCCGTTCCCGGCTGCTGCGCTCGGCGCGGCGGTTCCCGGAGGCCGAACGCGAGGTCGACCGGCTCGTGCGGGAGCTCCCCCACGACTGGGACCTCCGCCTCGAGCTCGGCTGGATCCAGCACGACTGCCGCCGCCTGGACGAAGCGAACCGTACGTTCACCGCACTGCTGGCCACGGCGGCGGACAACGGCGAACGGGCCACGGCGTTGCACGGCCGCGGCTGGACGGAATTTGCGGGTGAGAACTTCGCTGCCGCGGAAAAGGACTTCCAGTCCGCGCTGGCGCACCGTCCGAACGAATTCGACGACCAACTGGGCTTGGCCTGGTCCCTGGCCAGGCAGGCGGACGCGGCGAAACAACGGCAGGCCCTGGAAGTGGCCGCCGACCTCGATCGGCGGCTGTCCGACCCGTCGGTGCACGTGTGCCTGGGCGTGCTGGCCTTCAAGGCCGGCCAACCCGCCGCCGCCGAGCACCACTTCCGCCGCGCGCTCGAAATCAGCCCGAACCACGGCAGCCACACCGACCTCGGCGCCCTGTACGCACATCTGGGCCGCTCCGAAGAAGCGGAAAGCGAGCTCAGGGCGGCGATCGACCAGGACTGGCACGACGCGGTGGCGCACGTCGAACTGGGCTCCCTCCTGCTCGACCTGGGTGGCGACCGGCTGGCCGAGGCGGAGCGGGAATTCCGCCAGGCGCTGGCCGCCGATCGCGCGTCCACCGAGGCGGCGATCGGCCTGGCGCAGACGCTGACGAAGGCGGGCGAAGAGCCCGAAGCCGAGGCCACGCTGCGCAACGCGTTGAAGCATCAGGCCGGGCGGAGGAAGTGGCAGACCCACCTCGCCCTCGCCCGCCTGCTCGTCCAGCGCGGTGACAAGCAGCAGAGCTCGGACCTGCACGCGGAGGCGTACGCCGAGGCACAGATGGCGATCGGGCTGGCACCGGACCACGAACCGGAGCCGCATTTCGTGGCGGGAGTCGCGCACCACCGGATGGGCTCGCTCTCAGCCGACGCACGCGGCCGCTTCGGCTACCGCCAGCGCGCGATGAACCACTTGCGCGAGTGCTTGGAGCGCACGCCGGGCCACGCGGACGCCCAGCGCAACAAGCTCTTGCTCGAGCGTGAGATGCGCGCGACGGCTCCCGCGATCTGGGGCGGATACGCGGTGGCCACGATCTCGGTGGTACTGCTGGGCGTGGAGTGGGTGACGTTCTACCTGACCGACAAGGTCACGGTTCTCCTGCTCACGACGACGACGCCGGTGCTGGTCGGGTTGTTCACGATCGCCGTGCTCCTGCCTGCCCTGATCAAGCTCAAGCTGCCCGGCTTCGAAGCGGACCTGCAAGCCGGAACGGCATCGATCACCCCAGGTCCGACAGGTCAAGTGCCGTTCAGTTCGCGTTTCAGCATCACGACCGGTCCGACAGGACAACTCCCCCGGCACGGCGCAAGCAGCCCCACCCGCCCCGACTGA
- the glyA gene encoding serine hydroxymethyltransferase has protein sequence MTHQPKLNALAAADPAIAGLVEDEAKRQHDKIRLIASENYVSQAVLEATGTVLTNKYSEGYAGKRYYEGQQFIDQVEQLAIERAKAVFGADHANVQPYSGSPANLAVYLAFAQPGDTVLGMALPDGGHLTHGWSVSATGKWFNPVRYGVAKETGRVDLDQVRDLARRHRPKLIFAGGTAIPRTIDFPAFAEIAAEVDAVLVADIAHIAGLVAGGAHPSPVGHAQVITTTTHKTLRGPRGAMILSDADHAKAVDKAVFPGLQGGPHNHTTAAIAVALGEAQRPDFSEYAHTIVANARALADALLACGYDLVSGGTDNHLLLIDLTNKGVAGKPAAQALDRAGIELNYNTVPFDPRKPFDPSGIRLGTSAITTRGLRPQHQVQVAEWIDRTITAAASSDESSLDTIAAEIREFLAPFPIPGYSA, from the coding sequence ATGACACACCAGCCGAAACTGAACGCACTCGCCGCCGCCGACCCCGCCATCGCCGGGCTCGTGGAGGACGAGGCGAAGCGCCAGCACGACAAGATCCGCCTGATCGCCTCGGAGAACTACGTCTCGCAGGCCGTGCTCGAAGCGACCGGCACCGTGCTCACCAACAAATACTCCGAGGGGTACGCGGGCAAGCGCTACTACGAGGGCCAGCAGTTCATCGACCAGGTCGAGCAACTGGCCATCGAACGGGCGAAGGCCGTGTTCGGCGCCGACCACGCGAACGTCCAGCCGTACTCCGGTTCTCCGGCGAACCTGGCCGTGTACCTGGCTTTCGCGCAGCCGGGCGACACCGTGCTCGGCATGGCGCTGCCGGACGGCGGCCACCTCACGCACGGCTGGAGCGTCTCCGCGACCGGCAAGTGGTTCAACCCGGTCCGCTACGGCGTCGCCAAGGAGACCGGCCGCGTCGACCTCGACCAGGTGCGCGACCTCGCGCGCCGGCACCGGCCGAAGCTGATCTTCGCCGGCGGCACGGCGATCCCGCGCACGATCGACTTCCCGGCGTTCGCCGAGATCGCCGCCGAGGTGGACGCGGTGCTCGTCGCCGACATCGCGCACATCGCCGGGCTCGTCGCGGGCGGCGCGCACCCGTCGCCGGTCGGGCACGCGCAGGTCATCACGACGACGACGCACAAGACCCTCCGCGGCCCGCGCGGCGCGATGATCCTTTCCGACGCCGACCACGCGAAGGCCGTGGACAAGGCGGTGTTCCCGGGTCTGCAGGGCGGTCCGCACAACCACACGACGGCCGCGATCGCCGTCGCGCTCGGGGAAGCGCAGCGCCCGGACTTCAGCGAGTACGCGCACACGATCGTCGCGAACGCCCGCGCGCTGGCCGACGCGCTGCTCGCCTGCGGTTACGACCTGGTGTCCGGCGGCACGGACAACCACCTGCTGCTGATCGACCTGACGAACAAGGGGGTGGCGGGCAAGCCGGCCGCGCAGGCCCTGGACCGCGCCGGGATCGAGCTGAACTACAACACGGTGCCGTTCGACCCGCGCAAGCCGTTCGACCCGTCCGGCATCCGGCTCGGCACGTCGGCGATCACGACCCGCGGTCTGCGCCCGCAGCACCAGGTGCAGGTGGCGGAGTGGATCGACCGGACGATCACCGCGGCGGCCAGTTCCGACGAGTCCTCGCTGGACACGATCGCGGCCGAGATCCGCGAGTTCCTGGCGCCGTTCCCGATCCCGGGCTACTCCGCCTGA
- a CDS encoding TetR/AcrR family transcriptional regulator, protein MSAVPGRSERLSPNQLAKQEQIVEAARIVLARDGLAGCTVRAIADAGPLTKSAIHYYFADIDVLIDRAMAAHITAFAAGLREVAAKHDEPRERLFAVLEEYLSVFAANPNAAFLWFEYWIAAGRAQHPQAIDAMLTSLTELLAELLAPLDVDDPRARARALLSYLLGTVVQQRVRPRPFATLRADIEALCFANYG, encoded by the coding sequence GTGAGCGCAGTCCCCGGTCGCAGCGAGCGGCTCTCTCCCAACCAGCTGGCCAAGCAGGAACAGATCGTCGAAGCCGCGCGGATCGTCCTCGCCCGCGACGGCCTCGCCGGGTGCACCGTGCGGGCCATCGCCGACGCCGGACCGCTCACCAAGAGCGCGATCCACTACTACTTCGCCGACATCGACGTCCTCATCGACCGCGCCATGGCCGCGCACATCACCGCCTTCGCCGCGGGGCTGCGCGAGGTCGCCGCGAAGCACGACGAGCCCCGCGAGCGCCTCTTCGCCGTCCTCGAGGAGTACCTGAGCGTCTTCGCCGCCAACCCCAACGCGGCGTTCCTCTGGTTCGAGTACTGGATCGCGGCCGGCCGCGCGCAGCACCCTCAGGCCATCGACGCCATGCTCACCTCGCTCACCGAGCTGCTGGCCGAGCTGCTCGCCCCGCTGGACGTCGACGACCCGCGGGCGCGGGCCCGCGCGCTGCTGTCGTACCTGCTGGGCACCGTCGTCCAGCAGCGGGTGCGCCCGCGGCCGTTCGCCACCCTGCGTGCCGACATCGAGGCGCTCTGCTTCGCCAACTACGGCTAG